A genomic window from Lineus longissimus chromosome 17, tnLinLong1.2, whole genome shotgun sequence includes:
- the LOC135501397 gene encoding E3 ubiquitin-protein ligase PPP1R11-like, with translation MLINMAAARAKEPRTTTVSETVTRDGEENPTLVLRLKKPKNDRKVSWTEGTVDNEMMNKKKSKCCCIYEKPKMFGESSDEDDDDCTGNCHGHKKKCYRHDLPNGEGTSGDGSSPGESAQS, from the exons ATGTTAATTAATATGGCTGCTGCAAGAGCGAAAGAACCTCGAACAACTACAGTCAGTGAAACTGTCACCAGGGATGGA GAGGAGAACCCAACATTGGTGTTACGATTAAAGAAACCCAAAAATGATAGAAAAGTATCATGGACAGAGGGCACAGTTGATAACGAGATGATGAATAAGAAGAAATCTAAAT GTTGCTGTATCTATGAGAAACCAAAGATGTTTGGAGAAAGCtcagatgaagatgatgatgattgtacaGGCAATTGCCATGGTCACAAGAAAAAGTGCTACAGACATGATTTACCCAATGGAGAAGGCACAA GTGGTGATGGCAGTAGTCCGGGTGAATCCGCACAGAGCTGA
- the LOC135501532 gene encoding von Hippel-Lindau disease tumor suppressor-like produces the protein MEDGENARFHESDNRQHETPRKSIDTQMHSYVRFVNLTLRRVDVIWLNYQGIRVHYKTLDPEQYFNINTYVGHPWIFRDSLTGDKLVVRLKEVFEPVVWTGDDGWPPQRKVVNITIPVYSLKERCLQILRRVVPRKHINHLEIPHTLKVELRNEDGEEQEEMLKYEPSG, from the exons ATGGAAGATGGAGAGAATGCTAGATTCCACGAATCTGACAATCGTCAACATGAAACCCCGAGAAAATCTATAGACACTCAGATGCATTCTTATGTACGATTTGTGAACCTTACGTTGCGACGTGTTGATGTGATTTGGTTGAATTACCAGGGTATTCGGGTTCACTATAAAACTCTGGATCCAGAACAATATTTTAATATCAATACGTATGTGGGTCATCCATGGATATTCCGCGATAGTCTGACTGGTGATAAATTAGTGGTTCGGTTAAAGGAAGTGTTTGAGCCTGTTGTGTGGACTGGAGATGACGGGTGGCCACCTCAAAGGAAAGTAGTGAATATCACTATTCCAG tataTTCTCTCAAAGAAAGATGTCTCCAGATTCTTCGACGTGTAGTTCCGAGAAAGCACATCAATCATTTGGAAATACCCCATACTCTCAAAGTTGAGCTACGAAATGAAGACGGCGAAGAGCAGGAGGAAATGCTAAAGTATGAACCGTCAGGATAG